A single region of the Pseudomonas sp. GGS8 genome encodes:
- a CDS encoding bifunctional oligoribonuclease/PAP phosphatase NrnA: MRVVTSGSAYLDIDAYACCIAYAELLNHQGIDARAVSSAPLNVSISRTVLGWQSSLDDYLPRTGDEFVLVDVSDYHHFDPVVVLEQVVEVIDHHPGFENYWAQKLGSAADILPIGAAATLIFQRWEAAELLPLISEKSAALLATAILDNTLNFTGQLTTQSDIRAYEVLARRAKLEADWPERYFSECQATIESDLIGALAVDMKRLRADSNLPQVFAQMAVWDASALIRTHRSTIGHWLAAQGGDWLLNVISISECKSYFLAEPLVSQQKLSHLLSIEWQAGMAVLERSLLRKELLKLGLTRICVVGK, translated from the coding sequence ATGAGGGTGGTGACCTCAGGCTCGGCGTACCTGGACATCGACGCGTATGCCTGTTGCATTGCGTACGCCGAACTGTTGAATCACCAAGGCATTGATGCTCGGGCCGTCAGTAGCGCCCCGCTCAATGTCAGCATCTCCAGGACCGTACTCGGATGGCAATCATCTCTGGACGATTATCTGCCGAGAACGGGTGATGAGTTCGTGTTGGTGGATGTCTCCGACTACCACCATTTCGACCCGGTGGTGGTTCTTGAGCAAGTGGTGGAAGTCATTGACCATCACCCAGGCTTTGAAAACTATTGGGCGCAGAAGCTCGGATCTGCGGCAGACATCCTGCCGATCGGCGCAGCGGCGACGCTGATTTTTCAGCGTTGGGAAGCGGCAGAGCTGTTGCCGCTGATCAGCGAAAAAAGTGCTGCGTTGCTGGCCACGGCAATTCTGGACAATACCCTGAATTTCACGGGGCAGTTGACCACCCAATCGGATATCCGGGCTTATGAAGTCCTCGCACGGCGGGCGAAACTGGAAGCGGACTGGCCTGAGCGTTATTTCTCCGAGTGTCAGGCCACTATCGAGTCAGACCTGATTGGCGCGTTGGCGGTTGATATGAAGCGGCTGAGAGCCGATAGCAACCTGCCGCAGGTTTTCGCGCAGATGGCGGTGTGGGATGCCAGTGCGCTGATCCGAACGCATCGCTCAACGATCGGTCACTGGTTGGCGGCGCAGGGCGGAGACTGGCTGTTGAACGTCATCAGCATCAGCGAGTGCAAAAGCTACTTTCTGGCTGAACCCTTGGTCAGCCAACAAAAGTTGAGCCATTTGCTGTCGATCGAATGGCAGGCCGGAATGGCTGTGCTTGAGCGCTCGCTGCTACGTAAGGAACTGCTGAAGTTGGGGTTGACCCGCATCTGCGTGGTGGGTAAATAG
- a CDS encoding DUF4337 domain-containing protein, whose translation MPEEFEVPSPHEQHIEHTTHHAHAQGDSFASKIAVMTAIMATIGALMSYQAGSTENEAAMDKNNAAIQKTEAANEWNYYQAKSSRQNLSELASHLPGLDSAHYVAEARRYGEQKEAARKKAEAFEQRAREWDEKSEQVLHQHHRWAQAMTAIQIAISLAAITLLTRKEWLKRISFGAAGVGVMLGSLAWLHI comes from the coding sequence ATGCCTGAAGAGTTCGAAGTCCCCAGCCCACACGAGCAACATATTGAGCACACCACCCATCATGCGCATGCACAAGGCGACAGCTTTGCCAGCAAGATTGCGGTGATGACAGCCATCATGGCGACCATCGGCGCCCTGATGAGCTATCAAGCCGGCTCAACGGAGAATGAGGCGGCCATGGACAAAAACAACGCCGCCATCCAGAAAACCGAAGCCGCCAACGAGTGGAATTACTACCAGGCCAAGTCCAGCCGGCAGAACCTGTCGGAACTGGCAAGTCATCTGCCAGGGCTGGATTCCGCCCACTATGTTGCTGAGGCGCGGCGGTACGGGGAACAGAAGGAAGCGGCGCGCAAGAAGGCTGAAGCATTCGAACAGCGGGCAAGAGAGTGGGACGAGAAGTCAGAGCAGGTGCTGCATCAGCATCACCGCTGGGCCCAGGCAATGACCGCGATTCAAATAGCAATTTCACTGGCGGCCATTACCTTGCTGACGCGTAAGGAATGGCTCAAGCGGATCTCGTTTGGGGCTGCGGGTGTTGGCGTCATGTTGGGTTCGTTGGCTTGGCTGCATATCTAA
- a CDS encoding TetR/AcrR family transcriptional regulator: MPWPVTQRATTRQMILDSAARLFALEGFEKVSIDSIMESAGLTRGAFYSHFASKTVLYTEAIRNAANAGGAILEEAGKNGLQQVVKDYLHMDHRDASRMHCPLAFMVNDAAQQDGAIQESYTQVLAAFIARLESGLKSTTETDTRQHALQIAVGMIGGLALARAVADDQLAQEILTACQQGCLQLVEL, from the coding sequence ATGCCCTGGCCTGTTACACAGCGCGCAACCACTCGACAGATGATTCTGGATAGCGCAGCGCGACTCTTCGCACTGGAAGGTTTCGAAAAAGTCAGTATCGACTCAATTATGGAGAGTGCCGGACTGACCCGGGGGGCCTTCTATAGTCACTTCGCATCCAAAACGGTGCTTTACACCGAAGCTATTAGAAATGCTGCGAACGCGGGGGGCGCGATACTGGAAGAGGCTGGTAAAAACGGTTTACAGCAGGTAGTGAAAGACTATCTCCACATGGACCATCGGGATGCAAGCCGTATGCACTGTCCATTAGCCTTCATGGTCAATGATGCTGCTCAGCAGGACGGAGCCATCCAGGAGAGCTATACCCAAGTGCTCGCAGCTTTCATTGCACGTCTAGAGTCCGGACTGAAATCGACGACAGAGACGGATACACGCCAGCATGCTTTGCAAATTGCCGTAGGGATGATTGGTGGTTTGGCACTAGCTCGAGCTGTGGCCGATGACCAATTGGCGCAAGAGATTCTCACAGCCTGTCAACAGGGATGTTTGCAGCTCGTTGAGCTATGA
- a CDS encoding glutathione S-transferase family protein yields the protein MRLHILGPGFSTFVRSVRLYCEEKALDYTHGMHVDGKTITLHSPEHRALHPFGKVPVLLHGERSVIETTTICRYLDEAFAHTSLRPADLAQKVKVDQWSAALAMYADDRMIRRYLLLLVSPAQPTRPIDREAVATAEPMAIQTLGLLEKHLGGQQFFCGADYSMADAILTPMLDYLERVPESAQWLKKTSNLRDYLFRMRLRQSGRNVLTEPNFS from the coding sequence ATGAGATTGCACATACTGGGACCTGGATTTAGCACCTTCGTGCGCAGTGTCAGACTTTACTGCGAAGAGAAAGCGCTGGATTACACACACGGGATGCACGTGGATGGTAAAACGATAACGCTCCACAGCCCTGAACACAGGGCACTGCATCCTTTTGGCAAGGTCCCGGTATTGCTGCATGGAGAGCGGAGCGTAATCGAAACAACCACCATTTGCCGCTACCTGGATGAAGCCTTTGCGCACACTTCTCTAAGACCCGCGGACTTGGCCCAGAAGGTAAAGGTCGATCAGTGGTCCGCTGCCTTGGCGATGTATGCCGATGATCGAATGATACGCCGTTATCTTTTATTGCTGGTTTCACCTGCGCAACCGACACGCCCTATCGATAGAGAAGCTGTGGCTACCGCCGAGCCAATGGCTATCCAAACACTTGGGCTGCTGGAGAAGCATTTGGGCGGGCAGCAATTTTTCTGCGGGGCGGACTACAGCATGGCGGACGCCATCCTGACGCCTATGCTCGATTATTTGGAACGCGTGCCCGAAAGTGCGCAATGGCTGAAAAAAACATCAAATCTTCGTGATTATCTTTTTCGCATGCGATTGCGCCAGTCAGGGCGCAACGTGTTAACCGAGCCGAACTTTAGTTAA
- a CDS encoding short-chain dehydrogenase: MALTSNCTDMPTLFVDTHAPLDILIDAASFRIRAVTQVLENLSMRGSVECDSTILSDFALLCAIALRDGCDVLDVIGRRLRARSSD; encoded by the coding sequence ATGGCGTTGACCAGCAACTGCACCGACATGCCCACCCTGTTCGTCGACACCCATGCACCGCTGGATATTCTGATCGACGCCGCCAGCTTTCGAATCCGCGCCGTCACCCAAGTGCTTGAGAACCTGTCCATGCGCGGTTCAGTCGAGTGCGATTCGACGATTCTCAGTGATTTTGCCTTGCTCTGTGCCATTGCGCTGCGCGATGGCTGTGATGTGCTGGATGTGATTGGGCGGCGGTTGCGGGCTCGGTCTTCGGACTAG
- a CDS encoding bifunctional diguanylate cyclase/phosphodiesterase yields MTTTEQLSALSSILTQSGLHSLFQPIISLSERQIIGYEALSRGPSNSPLHSPIALFAVARQAGRLSELEIACRQSACRRFNEQQLPGKLFLNVSPESLLEAAHQPGRTLQLLQDFGIPPSQVVIELTEQTPTDDFQLLQTALHHYRAMGFSIALDDLGAGYSSLRLWSELRPDYVKIDRHFIDGIHQDALKREFVGSILQIAKASRAKVIAEGIELPEELAVLTEMGVDLVQGYLLCRPQEHPPRDARTLMPKPNTAAAMLNEEASDLSALLNDQPAVTSDTPTATVLEAFRRQANLNSLAVLDKQGQPCGIVHRHSLSDALLKPFATDLFARKPISRLMSDDFLAVELSQSLQQVSRLITSRARQRIEEDFIITLNGGYLGLGRVIDVLKLITELKIQQARYANPLTLLPGNVPIQQCLTRLLQQERESVICYVDIDSFKPFNDIYGYGRGDEVLLCLAQCLNDRVDPSRDFVGHIGGDDFLLVLGPEDWRKRLNQLLDDFHSQCRRFYRSEHLEAGCFIAPNRQGVRQEFPLLSLSIGVVHLHPQACGQLDASQLAEMASQAKHHAKNVPGYSVHVIDSLAVPSSEEALVAGHR; encoded by the coding sequence ATGACCACAACCGAACAGCTGAGTGCCTTGAGCTCGATACTGACTCAAAGCGGTTTGCACAGCCTGTTCCAGCCGATCATCTCGCTCTCCGAACGACAGATCATCGGCTACGAAGCCCTCAGCCGTGGCCCCTCCAACAGCCCGCTGCACTCCCCCATCGCCCTGTTCGCGGTCGCTCGCCAGGCCGGTCGCCTCAGCGAACTGGAGATCGCTTGCCGTCAAAGTGCTTGCCGACGCTTCAATGAACAGCAACTGCCTGGCAAGCTGTTCCTCAATGTGTCCCCGGAATCCCTGCTCGAAGCCGCCCACCAACCCGGACGCACTCTGCAACTGCTGCAGGATTTCGGCATACCGCCGAGTCAGGTGGTGATCGAACTCACCGAACAGACCCCGACCGACGATTTCCAGTTGTTGCAAACCGCCCTGCATCACTATCGAGCGATGGGTTTTTCGATTGCGCTGGATGATCTGGGTGCAGGTTATTCGAGCTTGCGGCTGTGGTCTGAATTGCGGCCGGATTACGTCAAGATCGATCGGCACTTTATCGACGGCATTCACCAGGACGCGCTCAAGCGTGAATTCGTCGGCTCGATCCTGCAGATCGCCAAGGCTTCGCGGGCAAAAGTGATCGCCGAAGGCATCGAATTGCCAGAAGAACTCGCTGTGTTGACCGAAATGGGCGTCGATCTTGTGCAAGGCTATCTGCTCTGCCGGCCCCAGGAGCATCCGCCCCGCGATGCCCGAACCTTGATGCCCAAACCCAACACCGCCGCAGCGATGCTGAACGAGGAAGCCAGTGACCTCAGCGCCCTGCTCAACGACCAACCGGCGGTGACCAGCGACACCCCGACCGCCACCGTGCTGGAAGCCTTCCGCCGCCAGGCCAATCTGAACTCCCTGGCGGTGCTCGACAAGCAGGGCCAGCCGTGTGGCATCGTCCACCGTCATTCGCTCTCGGACGCCCTGCTCAAGCCGTTTGCCACCGACCTGTTCGCCCGCAAACCCATCAGCCGCTTGATGAGCGACGACTTCCTCGCCGTGGAACTGAGCCAGTCGCTGCAACAGGTCAGCCGCCTGATCACCAGCCGCGCCCGCCAGCGCATCGAAGAAGACTTCATCATCACCCTCAACGGCGGCTATCTGGGCCTGGGCCGAGTGATCGACGTGCTCAAACTGATTACCGAACTGAAAATCCAGCAAGCCCGCTACGCCAACCCGCTGACCCTGCTGCCGGGCAACGTGCCGATCCAGCAATGCCTGACACGGCTGCTGCAACAGGAACGGGAATCGGTGATCTGCTACGTGGACATCGACAGCTTCAAACCTTTCAACGACATCTACGGCTACGGTCGTGGGGATGAAGTCCTACTGTGCCTGGCGCAATGCCTGAACGACCGCGTCGACCCGTCCCGCGACTTTGTCGGCCATATCGGCGGCGACGACTTCCTGCTGGTGCTCGGCCCGGAAGACTGGCGCAAACGCCTGAATCAATTGCTGGACGACTTCCACAGCCAATGCCGGCGTTTCTATCGCAGCGAACACCTGGAAGCCGGCTGCTTCATCGCCCCCAACCGCCAGGGCGTACGGCAAGAATTTCCGTTGCTGTCGCTGTCCATCGGCGTGGTGCATTTACATCCACAGGCCTGCGGGCAACTCGATGCGAGCCAGTTGGCCGAGATGGCCTCGCAGGCCAAACACCACGCGAAGAATGTGCCGGGGTATAGCGTGCATGTGATTGATAGTCTGGCGGTGCCATCATCCGAGGAAGCGTTGGTTGCCGGACATCGGTGA